A stretch of DNA from Natrinema halophilum:
CGCTCGGTAGTAAGCGCTCGCCGCGCCCGGTGAGGGTAAGGTTCTCGGCGCAATCGGCACACGGTCCGTCGCTGACGACATCACTGGTCGCGGCGTCCTGTTTCATCAGTCGCCGACTGGGGTCCTGGACCGAACCCCCGTGAACGACGCGCTCAGGCAACTCCGCGTCGTCCGTCACCGCGAACGACGGGTGAGTGGTACCCGTTCGTGGTATCACGCCGAGACTGCCGAGGCCGAACGTAGCGAGCATCGATCGCCGCGAGACGGCCGGTGGCGAATGTGATTCTGTCGAACTGTGGTCGGTATCCGTTGAATTTGCTGGTGACATATCGGTTATCTCGCTGCATCGATGCGCAGCGATTCTCTCTCGCCTATCGTTCATACAATCATATATAAACAGTTATTAAGCGATGTTACTATCGGTAATTGGGAGAAGTTGTTCAATAAATACGATGTTAACAGGGGTGAACGGTTTCGAAGCGCTACCGGGCGCGTACAGTGGTGCTATTCCGGCGACGAAACCCCGTTCGGCTTATTCATCGGCCCACTCGGTCGTCGCCGGAGAAGACAGGCGACAGCCGCAGGGCCAGGCGAATCGTCCGCATTCTGTCGAGCCGAAGCAATAGTCGACGGCGATGTCCCGGCCGCAGCGGGGACAGAGACCGAGCAGTGAGCGATCATCCGTCATCGGACGCGATAGCGCTGAAGCCCCGCGGTCTGTGCGGGGACGGCGGCGTTCGGCCGTGCAGTAGCTCGAGCGACGGGATGGCGGCGTTCGGCCGTGCAGGCGCTCGAGCGACGGGACGGCGACCTCACGGACACGAGCCGTCCGAAGTTCTTCGCGCTGGGCGCGTTCGCGACTCCTCGGGCCCGGACTGTGACCGATCCGACGCGGAGTTCGGCTGCATCGCCCCCGTTGAACTAGAGACAGATCGGTTCGAAACAGTTGGGGCTGGAACTCGTCCCCCAACGGCGGTGGAAGTCGACGTCCCGACGATAGTTCGGCCTGACGTCCTCGAGACACCCCTAATATTGTTCATGTATAGAACACCCATCATCCACGTTGTCTCGATCCCTGCGTAACACAGCAATATTTACCGGTTGAACTGCGGCTTTTGATTTTCCCTCCCTTGATCGCTGGCCCAGAGTTGCATTTTCAGGACAATACCTCTTCCATGGCGAACGAGAGGCTAGCACTAGAACAACGATGTTCGAACAAATCACCGCACGAGAACTCGCGAACGAACTCGATGCGGACGACGACGAGTACGCGATTGTCGACACTCGACCGGCGGACAGCTACGAGTCGTGGCACGTCCCCGAGGCGGAGAACGTTCCGTTCGGACCGGCAGAGACGCTCGGCGACGAACAGGAAGCGGAGATCGACGACCTCGTCGACGGAAACCCGATAGTCACCATCTGTGGCAAGGGCGCGACGTCAACGACCCTCGCCGGGGAACTCGACGCGAACGGGTACGACGACGTCGCGGTCGTGAAAGGCGGAATGCGCGATTGGAACTCGCTATACGAACGGGCTCGCGTCGACACCGATGACGACGTTGGCCTCACGCAATTCCAGCGGCGAGGAAAGGGGTGTCTCAGCTATCTCGTCTGGTCCCCGGACGCGGGCGAAGCAGCGGTCGTCGATCCGACCCGACATATCGACCAGTACGTCGTCGCCGCCGCCGAACACGACGCCGAGATAACGCACGTACTCGATACGCACGTCCACGCCGACCACGTCTCCGGCGGTCGAGAGCTAGCCGAGCGACTGGACGTACCGTATCACCTCGGTGCCCGCGCCGAAGAGCGGGACCTCGAGTACGAGTACGAGCCGCTCGAGGACGGTGATTCGATTCACGTCGGCGATGTCGAAATCACGGCACTCGCCGCGCCCGGACACACCACCGAGATGGTGAACTACCGCGTCGACGACGAAGCAATTCTTACGGGCGACGCCCTGTTCGTCGACTCGGTCGGACGCACGGAACTCGAATTCGGCGAGGACCAAGCGGATGAGGGGGCCGAGATGGAGTACGAGACGCTCCACGAGACGCTCACGGAACTGCCGGACGACCTCACCGTCCTCCCGGGACACGTCACCGTCACGAACGACGGTCGGTTCGAAAACGGGTCGCCGGGACGGCCTGTCGCCGCCTCGCTCGAGGAGGTCGAACGACGGCTCGACCTCCTCGAACTGGGTCGGGACGAGTTCGTCGAACGAATGGTCGAGAACGTCCCGGAGAAACCCGACAATTACGAAACCGTGATCGACGTCAACACCGGCCGAGAGCGTCCCGATAGCAGTCGGCAGGCAACGAAACTCGAAACCGGGGCCAACAACTGTTCGGCGTGATCGATGCCGCCGTCTCCGTCTCGAATCGCTCGGCTGTCATCATACCGGAAAGCGTCCTTCGTCGCTTCCGGGCGGGTCGTTCTTCTGTCGAGATATCACCGCCCGCCTGGGACAGCGGAAACAGCATCCTCAGCACAACCGAGGGCCTGAGCAGAAACAGCATCCTCAGCACAACCGAAGGCCTGAGCAGAAACAGCATCCTCAGCACAACCGAGGGCCTGAGCAGAAACGATAGCCTCAATACTCCCAGTCCTCGATCTGATAGCAGTAGCTACCGAATGACGAACTGCGATAGGTCCCGAAGATCAGACTTTCTCGAGAGAATCGCGATGCCGATGAAGTGAATCTCGATCGCGTATACGACAGATCGCATTTCCGCAGAGAATCGCTGTGGGTCCAAGAAACCTCCTTCGGTGACCGAACTCGGCCGGACGTCGCTTTTAGGTCCCGAAATAGTACAGACCAGTAGATGTTCGATTCGTTCGCCGACGCGCGCTTCTGCCTCGGATCGCCCGACGACGTCATCGAGACAATCGAATCGTACCGGGAGGCCTTCGGGACGGACTACCTGCTCTTCCGGACGCAGTGGCCCGGGATGGACGACGACATCGCCGAGTCCTCGATAGACCTGTTCTGTGAGGAAGTCCTTCCCTCGTTTTGACTGCGGCCAACCGACCTCTCGCGTCGGACGGTCTCGGGGTTCAACGCGTGAGAATTCCGATTCAGCCGGGGAAAAGTAACCGAAACCACCAAACCAGACGCCTCGTATGCGAGCCGTCACCCTTTCGGTCGGCACAGTGAGTCGAGCGGTCGCAGATGGCTTCCGCTGGGCGCCGGGCTCACCGTGGCTGACGTCGTGTAGGGGCCAGAAAAGAAACTGGAAGGAGTGGTGAAGGCTGCAACCGATATGATTCGGCCACGACACCGACACTTCGGACCCGACGTTATCCATTAGCACGGGGACACGGGTGCAGCGAAAGGATAGGTTCGGGAGTCGTGCTAAATACAAAGCGCATAGTCAGTAGCAGTCCCATCACGGTTCCATTGACGGTACCTTTTATGCTCACTCTCACGTTAGCGTACCGCATGGGCTCGCTCTTGCCACGAAGTCACTCATCCAGTGCCGCTGCAGCGCTCGTCGGCAGTCTCGTTGGGCTGGCCGTGGTCTGTCTATACTTCGGCGCTGGCTTACTCCTAGCAGGATGGAGCATCAGCGAATTTCTCACTCATCTCTCAGTTGACACTCTCGGGTATCTTCTGGGCATGATTGTCCTCGTGATCACCTTCGTCGGACTCCCCATCGCCTTCTTCCTCCGGTTTAATTTGATCACGCCGCTTGTAGTCCTCGTGGCCGTGGTTCTTGGGTGGCTCATCCTCGGTGCCATACAGGGAATACTCTCACTCCAGACGATTTTCGGTCTCGCCCTCTACGCGGCGTACCTTTCTCCACTCGCTCTCATTCTCTACGCCATCTTTGGCGGGGGCGAGTGTCTCTTCCGAACCAAAACAAGCAGTCGGTAGGACCGACCCGGTCTTGGGTCTGTATACACCCTCTGTATCGGTCACGCCAGTATTGACAAAGACTGAGTAGCTGGAAATGACGCTGCTGAATACAGCGCGCAAATTCAGCACGGTCTCACCGTTGGCCCTCCGCCATATTTACTGTCCGATCACGGCCCGTGCTGGGGTCGAATAGTTGACTGTGATCCCTCGTAAAGGAGCACGAACGCGAACGCAATACACTGATCCGTAGACACTCGTGACCGGGAACAAGTGATCTGCATGGCGGACAACCTGTCGGAGGATGACCCCTCTGCCGGGCCGCGCTGGAACTGTCCAATCTTCGCACCATCCTGTCCCAATACATCCCACGTTACGTACGTTCCGGACGAAAGGAGGGGCGTCGACTTGTCCACTTGATCAGTGGTGGCGACGACATCTCCCTCTGTATTGGTGAGCTGCCAGTCGCCGAGAATCCGACGCGACTTTGCAACCGTCCCCAATTGTTCCCCCGTCTGGGGGTCCAAAATCGTATAGCCGCTGCTTCCCTGGTCCACTTCGACGACGAGGCGAGGATCGCCCTCGGGCTCGATGAACACGTACGCGTAGTGCGGGATGGAAACGGGGAGCCAGTCTGAGTCCGCCGATCCGTTTGTCTCGAAGACGTCGAAAACGTACGTGCCGCCCGACCTGACGACATCGTACTTGTGCACCCGATCTCCGTCGGCCTCCGTCTCGTATCCAAGGTCGCCGAACAGCACGTCACGGAGCGAGATATCGGACAGATCGATCGCGGGCTTGATCCAATACTCCCCCGGTGAGAGGTCGGGATCGGACGCACTTTCCATACAGACCTTACAATTCGGAAAGGAATCATAAGGGTTGTGGGAATCTGACAGTCGGATGAACACTGACGTTTGACTGGTTAGATTCGTATTCATTCGAGATGGATGAAGTCGTCACTTCGTATCGGATGATAATACGTTTCCGGCAATGGGTTCCTCCATGTCATTGATATAGTAGGGCCCGTGGACGGTCCTTGCCCGTGACATGCCACCCTCGCTGGCGAAGGTAGTGATGAATACACCCTCTGGGCCCTGTTTAGACGCCCGAATCCATCAGGTTGAATTGATCTATGTATGCGATTGAACAACGCCAATTCCAATGTGATATATAAGTAACATCAAGGTTTATCCGATGTGCTTACCACTAACTAAAGCAGAATGCCAGAAAAAATCGGGAGTGAGGTCCGAGCCAGGCCATTACTCTCTCGACGGGGATACCTAGCGATGACAGGGACCCTTGCGATTGGGGGCATGGCCGGCTGTTCGCAAGGTGGCGGTGATCAGAGCGGAGATGGTGGGGGAGATACGAACGCCACCCCAATGACAACCCCGCAAACAGCCTCTCCTACTGCGGCCGCTTGTGACTCCCCAACGACGCTCTCACCATCGGACGTCAAGGAAGGCGGCACTATATCGGCGGGCTGCTACCGGGTAGAGAAAACGCTCACAGTCGAGACGGGAACACTGACCGTGGAACCAGCGGTCGTCATACAGTTCACCAACGACGTCGGGTTGAACATCGAGAGCGATGGTCGGATACAGGTCAGCGGCACTGAGGAAAACCCGGTGCGCTTAACGGGGACCGAACAGAGCCGTGGCTTCTGGAAAGGCGTCCAAATCAGAAACTCGAATTCTGCCGATAACGTCCTCGAGCGTACTATCCTTGAGTATGCCGGCAGCTCAGCGTGGAATCCAAACTACTCCCCAGCAGGTCTTTTCCTCCGCGGGGAGAACGTACGATTGTCCATTCAGCATTCAACGTTCCGAGGAAATGCCAACGTTGGCGTGACTGTGACCAAGGCCGGGGCACAGCTCGGCCTTGATGGAGTACTCTTCGAGGAGAACGAGGCGCCACTATATATGCCGGCGAATCTGGTTCGCGGTCTTGAGGCGGCGACCACCTTCACGAACAACGAC
This window harbors:
- a CDS encoding MBL fold metallo-hydrolase; this encodes MFEQITARELANELDADDDEYAIVDTRPADSYESWHVPEAENVPFGPAETLGDEQEAEIDDLVDGNPIVTICGKGATSTTLAGELDANGYDDVAVVKGGMRDWNSLYERARVDTDDDVGLTQFQRRGKGCLSYLVWSPDAGEAAVVDPTRHIDQYVVAAAEHDAEITHVLDTHVHADHVSGGRELAERLDVPYHLGARAEERDLEYEYEPLEDGDSIHVGDVEITALAAPGHTTEMVNYRVDDEAILTGDALFVDSVGRTELEFGEDQADEGAEMEYETLHETLTELPDDLTVLPGHVTVTNDGRFENGSPGRPVAASLEEVERRLDLLELGRDEFVERMVENVPEKPDNYETVIDVNTGRERPDSSRQATKLETGANNCSA